The following proteins are encoded in a genomic region of Oceaniferula marina:
- the fabD gene encoding ACP S-malonyltransferase: MNNVVFLFSGQGAQKVGMGEDLAKAYPVAQKLFEQADAALDFSLSEVMFSGPDEELTRTSRCQPALYVHGLACLAVLQEKLPELKPAAAAGLSLGEFTAHAVAGTFDFETGLSLVAQRGAFMEEACDATDGAMAAMIGGDEEAVVQLAADCDVDVANFNAIGQIVLSGSEEGIDKAVAEAKGRGIRMGRKLKVAGAYHSRLMSSAQDKLAGVLAETSLAEPSIPVVCNFEARSVSGEADIKAMLEQQVTGSVRWTASMQQLIADGYTTFVELGPGKVLAGLMGRIDKAVKVISIEDTESLEAAVEALK, translated from the coding sequence ATGAACAACGTTGTATTCTTATTTTCCGGACAGGGAGCTCAAAAAGTGGGTATGGGTGAGGATCTGGCCAAGGCCTATCCTGTTGCCCAAAAACTTTTTGAACAAGCCGATGCGGCTTTGGATTTCTCACTCAGCGAGGTGATGTTTTCCGGACCCGACGAAGAATTGACCCGGACATCCCGTTGCCAGCCTGCACTCTATGTGCACGGGCTCGCTTGCTTGGCGGTTCTCCAGGAAAAACTACCGGAATTAAAGCCCGCCGCTGCTGCCGGACTTTCATTGGGCGAGTTTACCGCCCACGCCGTGGCCGGAACCTTCGATTTTGAAACCGGACTCTCACTGGTAGCCCAGCGTGGAGCCTTCATGGAAGAAGCTTGTGATGCAACAGATGGCGCCATGGCTGCCATGATTGGTGGCGATGAAGAAGCGGTCGTTCAACTCGCCGCAGATTGCGATGTTGATGTCGCCAACTTCAATGCCATCGGACAGATTGTGCTGTCCGGTAGTGAGGAAGGCATTGATAAGGCCGTAGCCGAAGCCAAAGGCCGGGGGATTCGCATGGGACGCAAGCTGAAGGTTGCCGGTGCGTATCATTCCCGCTTGATGAGCTCAGCCCAGGACAAATTGGCTGGCGTTCTGGCAGAAACCTCATTGGCCGAACCTTCGATCCCCGTGGTTTGTAACTTCGAGGCCCGGAGCGTCTCAGGAGAGGCCGATATCAAGGCCATGCTCGAACAGCAGGTGACTGGATCCGTCCGCTGGACAGCATCGATGCAGCAACTGATTGCCGACGGCTACACGACTTTCGTAGAACTCGGACCAGGCAAGGTTCTGGCTGGCCTCATGGGGCGGATCGATAAGGCCGTAAAGGTCATTTCCATCGAAGATACAGAGAGTCTGGAGGCCGCCGTTGAGGCTCTGAAATAA
- the gltS gene encoding sodium/glutamate symporter, producing the protein MTFADSTLYVDSFLSVTLGILVLFIGRRINGASKLLKEFSIPTPVSGGLLISVTIALIYFTFDVAVEFDMAARDGLLVYFFTTIGINASLKDLLKGGKPLIILLLITIGYMVIQNLTGITVASLFGLSGAVGMLGGSVSLIGGHGTAIAWAPKIAESHQIENAMEIGVACATFGLILASLMGGPIAKFLIKKHQLKGNTDEQLEVGVTNDQIEDKRVDYMDFLDAILAIHVCLVLGYFINQGIGQLGLDLPLFVSCLFAGILVTNLTPKGLPRITGTAWPARKPAMAMVADISLGTFLAMSLMSMQLWTLFELAGPIFTILAAQFVIAILINLFVVFPAMGKNYDAAVVCAGFGGISLGSTPTAMANMSAVAKRYGASHLAFIIVPLVCAFFIDLANAVLIPYFLGKF; encoded by the coding sequence ATGACTTTTGCAGACAGCACCCTCTATGTTGACTCGTTTCTTTCTGTCACCCTCGGTATTCTCGTCCTTTTCATCGGACGGAGGATCAACGGGGCATCCAAGCTATTGAAAGAATTCAGCATCCCCACACCGGTTTCCGGAGGTCTTTTGATCTCCGTAACCATTGCGCTCATTTACTTCACCTTCGACGTTGCCGTTGAATTTGACATGGCGGCACGCGACGGCTTACTGGTATACTTTTTTACCACCATTGGTATCAATGCGAGCCTGAAAGACCTGCTCAAGGGAGGCAAGCCTCTGATCATCCTCCTCCTTATCACCATTGGCTACATGGTGATTCAAAACTTAACCGGGATTACGGTTGCCAGCCTGTTCGGTCTTTCTGGAGCGGTGGGCATGCTTGGAGGCTCCGTCTCCCTGATCGGAGGCCACGGCACCGCCATTGCCTGGGCACCCAAGATTGCGGAAAGCCATCAGATCGAAAATGCTATGGAGATCGGTGTCGCCTGTGCCACCTTCGGCTTGATTTTGGCCAGTTTGATGGGTGGCCCTATCGCCAAATTTCTCATCAAAAAACATCAACTCAAAGGAAATACCGATGAACAACTCGAGGTGGGAGTCACCAATGATCAAATAGAGGATAAACGCGTCGATTATATGGATTTCCTCGATGCCATTCTCGCCATTCACGTCTGTCTCGTCCTAGGGTACTTCATCAATCAAGGAATAGGCCAACTCGGGCTGGACCTCCCTCTCTTTGTCAGCTGTCTCTTTGCTGGCATCCTCGTCACCAACCTCACGCCCAAAGGCCTCCCTCGGATCACGGGAACCGCTTGGCCCGCCCGCAAACCAGCCATGGCCATGGTTGCCGATATTTCACTCGGAACCTTCCTCGCCATGTCACTGATGAGCATGCAGCTCTGGACTTTGTTTGAGCTGGCCGGACCCATTTTCACCATCCTTGCAGCCCAATTCGTGATTGCCATTTTGATCAACCTGTTCGTTGTGTTCCCAGCCATGGGCAAAAACTACGATGCCGCGGTTGTCTGTGCAGGTTTCGGGGGAATCTCGCTCGGATCCACTCCGACCGCGATGGCCAACATGTCTGCCGTAGCCAAACGCTACGGAGCATCCCACCTGGCCTTTATCATTGTGCCCTTGGTCTGTGCCTTTTTCATCGACCTCGCCAATGCCGTGCTCATCCCCTATTTCCTCGGTAAATTTTAA
- a CDS encoding dicarboxylate/amino acid:cation symporter: protein MKKLAAHWQILIALLLATLLASGFRALDGIFAEDDWGRGVMLNTITVCGFVGGLFIQALKMIIVPLVMSAIISGIASLGGVEGFGRLGLKTVGFYMTTTFFAVLVGLLLVNTIQPGLSGGEPDLEIRAALEQQAAGASDEEKEKVAVAGEKKAGDFADLFKKMIPPNVVQAASNNGQLLGLIFFSILFAVAMTQLPVDRMSPLSGSIQGIYDVMIRVTQWIMALAPIGVFGLMVPTIYESGVELFVVLGKYFGTVVVALGLHLFVVMPLVLKYIGKIDPLAHFRGMRMALLTAFSTASSSATLPETMHCIQNNAGVSKRISSFTLPLGATVNMDGTALYECVAVLFVAQVMGENFGLAAQFAVVVTALLTSIGVAGVPSASLVAILLILNSSGVKNADMAVVALLSVDRLLDMSRTAVNVFGDSCAAVCIARSEGEAIYATSD from the coding sequence ATGAAAAAACTTGCAGCACACTGGCAGATACTGATCGCTTTGTTATTGGCCACTCTGTTGGCCTCAGGATTCAGGGCCCTTGATGGGATCTTCGCTGAAGATGATTGGGGGAGGGGGGTGATGTTGAACACGATCACCGTTTGTGGTTTTGTCGGAGGGCTTTTTATTCAGGCTTTGAAAATGATCATCGTGCCCTTGGTGATGAGTGCGATTATTTCGGGGATCGCGAGTCTTGGTGGCGTGGAAGGGTTTGGCCGCCTTGGGTTGAAGACCGTTGGTTTTTATATGACCACGACTTTTTTTGCTGTGCTGGTCGGCTTGTTGTTGGTCAATACCATTCAGCCCGGCTTAAGCGGAGGGGAACCGGATTTAGAGATTCGTGCGGCGTTGGAGCAACAGGCTGCCGGTGCTTCGGATGAAGAAAAAGAAAAGGTGGCCGTCGCCGGAGAAAAAAAAGCAGGTGATTTTGCCGATCTCTTTAAAAAGATGATCCCTCCTAACGTGGTCCAGGCGGCATCAAATAACGGCCAGTTGTTGGGCTTGATTTTTTTCTCCATCCTCTTTGCTGTGGCGATGACTCAATTGCCGGTTGATAGGATGTCGCCCTTATCAGGGAGTATTCAGGGGATCTACGACGTGATGATTCGGGTTACGCAGTGGATCATGGCCTTGGCCCCGATCGGAGTATTTGGATTGATGGTGCCCACGATCTATGAAAGTGGCGTGGAGTTGTTTGTGGTACTCGGGAAATATTTTGGCACTGTGGTCGTAGCTCTGGGCTTGCATCTGTTTGTTGTGATGCCTCTGGTCTTGAAATACATCGGAAAGATCGACCCGCTGGCCCATTTCCGTGGAATGCGCATGGCATTGCTCACGGCATTTTCCACGGCATCGTCGTCGGCTACACTTCCTGAGACAATGCATTGTATCCAAAATAATGCCGGCGTTTCAAAAAGGATCTCGAGTTTTACTTTGCCGCTTGGGGCGACGGTGAACATGGATGGAACGGCTCTCTATGAATGTGTCGCGGTGTTGTTTGTTGCCCAAGTTATGGGGGAGAACTTTGGTTTGGCTGCCCAGTTTGCTGTGGTGGTGACCGCCTTGTTGACGAGCATCGGCGTCGCCGGTGTGCCGTCGGCCAGTTTGGTCGCAATTCTCCTGATCTTGAATAGTTCGGGTGTGAAAAATGCGGATATGGCAGTGGTGGCCCTCCTCTCCGTGGACCGTTTGCTCGATATGAGTAGGACCGCGGTCAATGTGTTTGGGGACTCCTGTGCGGCCGTCTGCATTGCCCGCTCAGAGGGTGAGGCGATTTACGCCACGAGCGATTAA
- a CDS encoding HlyD family secretion protein produces the protein MMSFSIPYLLGGLSLLMLIGPSCSKQREEALGTLEWDRINGRAVDSETIVEIYAKEGEPVERGQKILKLDTRVQEAQVARLRANMEQASWNLQQLQHGYRSEEIARAQAEFEGAQANRKAMEIEYQRKQELKDSTAVSQREVNLSANAYAQSQAKEQAAKEQLNMLKKGYRKEEIEQAKSHLAAAQAELNHAKEQLSRYTVTAERAGLLDSLPFKLGDKPPVGAVVSTILAGKAPWARVYLPAPWLSRIKAGDQVDIMVDGREQPIQGTVRHIESNASFTPYYTLSEEDRSRLSYVTEIDLDPEIAKDFPLGLPVRMLEPHE, from the coding sequence ATGATGTCGTTTTCCATTCCCTATCTACTTGGCGGACTATCCCTACTCATGCTGATCGGTCCGTCGTGTTCGAAACAACGCGAAGAAGCTCTGGGAACCTTGGAATGGGACCGAATCAACGGGCGGGCTGTTGACTCCGAAACCATCGTTGAAATATACGCCAAGGAAGGTGAACCCGTTGAGCGTGGACAAAAAATCCTCAAACTGGACACCCGGGTTCAAGAAGCCCAGGTTGCCAGACTGAGGGCCAATATGGAGCAAGCATCATGGAACCTTCAACAGCTTCAACACGGTTACCGCAGTGAAGAAATCGCGCGAGCACAAGCCGAGTTCGAGGGAGCACAGGCCAACCGAAAAGCGATGGAGATCGAATACCAACGGAAACAAGAACTCAAGGACAGCACCGCCGTCAGCCAACGTGAGGTCAACCTGAGCGCCAATGCCTACGCCCAGTCCCAGGCCAAGGAACAAGCAGCCAAGGAACAACTCAACATGCTCAAAAAAGGCTACCGCAAGGAGGAAATTGAACAGGCAAAATCACACCTCGCCGCAGCTCAGGCCGAACTCAATCACGCCAAAGAACAACTTAGTCGCTACACCGTGACGGCGGAACGGGCCGGGCTTTTGGACAGCCTGCCATTCAAACTCGGTGACAAACCACCGGTTGGAGCCGTCGTTTCAACCATCCTAGCGGGTAAGGCCCCGTGGGCCCGTGTCTACCTTCCCGCTCCTTGGCTTAGCCGGATTAAAGCTGGCGACCAGGTCGACATCATGGTGGACGGAAGAGAGCAGCCCATCCAAGGAACGGTCAGGCATATTGAATCCAACGCATCGTTTACGCCCTATTATACCCTTTCCGAGGAAGACCGCTCCCGACTTTCCTATGTTACGGAAATCGATCTTGATCCTGAAATAGCCAAAGATTTTCCACTTGGTCTGCCCGTTCGAATGCTTGAGCCACATGAATGA
- a CDS encoding ABC transporter ATP-binding protein, with product MNDVVITVEGLTKQFGALTAVDGIDMSIRRGQVHGFLGPNGSGKTTAIRMMCGLMQASRGNISVLGMPVPEQAAIVRRHVGYMTQRFSLYEDMTVRENMRFLCQVHGMKRQRRRERISEVLEQFNLEPLTHQRVGPMSGGQKRRIALAAAVLTQPELLILDEPTSEVDPNTRREMWEHFFNLAQQGTTLLVSTHLMDEAERCHHLTIMNQGRIVADGAVMALKQSLPNQVLEVKGGEVTPMVPVLAALDSVSHVSQVGIALRVLSTKNSARHDILEVLPSGMSVEPVAASIEDVFVQATSEGRRA from the coding sequence ATGAATGATGTTGTCATAACCGTTGAAGGGCTAACCAAACAGTTTGGAGCCTTGACCGCTGTGGACGGGATCGACATGTCGATCCGCCGTGGTCAGGTGCATGGTTTTCTGGGGCCAAACGGGTCGGGAAAAACAACCGCCATCCGAATGATGTGTGGGCTGATGCAAGCATCCCGGGGAAACATTAGCGTACTCGGCATGCCCGTTCCGGAACAAGCAGCCATCGTTCGCCGCCATGTTGGCTATATGACCCAGCGCTTTTCTCTTTACGAAGATATGACAGTTCGTGAAAACATGCGTTTTTTATGCCAAGTCCACGGTATGAAACGCCAGCGCCGCCGCGAAAGAATCAGCGAAGTACTTGAACAATTTAACTTGGAGCCTCTGACCCATCAACGCGTTGGTCCGATGTCGGGAGGGCAAAAACGGCGCATTGCCCTGGCCGCAGCAGTCCTGACTCAACCCGAACTCCTGATTCTCGACGAACCGACCTCCGAAGTCGACCCGAACACCCGCCGGGAAATGTGGGAACACTTTTTTAATCTCGCCCAACAAGGAACCACCCTTCTGGTGTCCACCCATCTCATGGATGAAGCCGAGCGATGCCATCACCTGACGATCATGAATCAGGGTCGAATCGTAGCAGACGGAGCAGTCATGGCGTTAAAGCAGAGCCTCCCCAACCAAGTGCTTGAGGTCAAAGGAGGAGAAGTCACCCCGATGGTTCCAGTCTTGGCTGCGCTCGACAGCGTGAGCCACGTCAGTCAGGTTGGCATCGCCCTCAGGGTGCTAAGCACCAAAAATTCAGCCCGCCATGACATCTTGGAGGTTCTCCCGTCTGGCATGTCGGTGGAGCCGGTTGCCGCAAGTATCGAAGATGTCTTTGTCCAAGCCACCAGCGAAGGGAGACGGGCATGA
- a CDS encoding ABC transporter permease — MRSGVGFSLARIWAICIKEITQLRRDRLTFAMVVIIPLMQLLMFGYSINTKVRNIPIAVCDHSASSFSRQLAEDVQASQVVTISSYVDHPETLHSMVRNGEVSAGLYIPQDSERRYYAEDKEAVAQLIVDGSDTVMASALKSLGHFPFIPGGVSSFTHNPGDISVTLLYNPAQRSELNTVPGLLGLILTMTMVMFTAIAIVRERERGNMELLIATPVHTVELMLGKLIPYVFIGLIQMGIILWLGQLLFQVPVSGSWILLITSCLLFIFANLGLGLLLSTIAPNQMGAMQLFIFIFLPSILLSGFMFPYQGMPVLAQKLAELLPMTHFMRIIRGIILRDAEWSGIQADMRFLAGFFIVTLSLAILRFRQRLD; from the coding sequence ATGAGGTCCGGAGTTGGTTTTTCACTGGCCCGGATCTGGGCCATCTGTATTAAGGAGATCACCCAGCTTCGGCGTGACCGACTCACCTTCGCCATGGTCGTCATCATTCCGTTGATGCAACTGTTGATGTTCGGATATTCAATCAACACCAAAGTCCGCAACATTCCTATTGCTGTCTGCGACCACAGTGCATCCTCATTCTCCCGCCAACTAGCAGAGGATGTTCAGGCCTCCCAAGTGGTGACGATTTCTTCCTATGTCGATCACCCGGAAACGCTGCATTCCATGGTCCGCAACGGTGAAGTTTCCGCCGGCCTCTACATTCCGCAAGACAGTGAACGACGGTATTACGCCGAGGACAAGGAAGCCGTCGCCCAACTCATCGTCGACGGCTCGGATACCGTCATGGCCAGCGCTCTCAAATCGCTGGGGCACTTCCCCTTCATCCCCGGCGGCGTCTCATCCTTCACCCACAACCCGGGAGATATTTCAGTCACGTTGCTCTACAACCCAGCTCAACGATCCGAGCTCAATACCGTGCCCGGCCTGCTCGGATTAATCCTAACCATGACCATGGTCATGTTCACCGCGATCGCCATCGTAAGAGAACGGGAAAGAGGCAATATGGAGCTCCTGATTGCCACTCCTGTCCACACGGTTGAACTCATGTTAGGAAAACTCATTCCGTATGTGTTCATTGGCTTGATTCAAATGGGGATCATCCTTTGGCTCGGACAACTGCTTTTTCAGGTGCCCGTCTCAGGCAGTTGGATTTTATTAATCACCAGCTGCCTTCTTTTCATTTTCGCCAACCTTGGGCTCGGCCTGCTACTATCAACCATTGCTCCGAATCAGATGGGAGCAATGCAATTGTTTATCTTCATCTTTCTCCCATCCATTCTCTTATCCGGTTTTATGTTTCCCTATCAGGGCATGCCGGTGCTTGCCCAGAAACTTGCCGAACTGCTCCCGATGACTCACTTCATGCGCATCATTCGGGGGATCATTCTGCGCGATGCCGAATGGAGTGGCATCCAAGCGGACATGCGCTTTTTGGCTGGATTTTTCATCGTCACGCTCAGCCTTGCCATTCTGAGGTTTCGTCAGAGATTGGATTAA
- a CDS encoding putative selenate ABC transporter substrate-binding protein produces MNTTFQLTPTSLLAASLAAGALFSSCKPKQESTETTGTTAEATSQKVLRFSAIPDQDTTAQTERYAPAAKWLSKQLGVTFEFVPSSDYAASVDKFENGDIQLAWFGGVSGVQARDAIKGSRALVAGAKDLEFKSYFIANASTGLTKSDEFPKGIGNMTFTFGSSGSTSGCIMPAFFILENSGKGPLDFFSQKPGFSGAHDKTAIQVQNGVFQTGAMNYSTYDRMVAEKKIDPAKCLVIWETPPYADYNFTAHGDLDKTFGEGFTDKLQTALLECKDPAVLKAFDRKQFVKVDNSTFQGIADVMKKVKLK; encoded by the coding sequence ATGAACACAACGTTCCAACTTACCCCGACATCTCTCCTGGCAGCAAGCCTTGCCGCAGGAGCTTTGTTCAGCAGCTGCAAACCCAAACAGGAATCCACGGAGACCACGGGCACAACAGCCGAAGCAACAAGCCAAAAAGTGCTCCGCTTCTCAGCCATCCCCGACCAAGACACCACCGCCCAAACCGAACGCTATGCCCCGGCCGCAAAATGGCTATCCAAACAGCTTGGCGTCACTTTCGAATTTGTTCCCTCCAGCGATTATGCTGCATCGGTGGATAAGTTTGAAAACGGCGACATCCAGCTTGCCTGGTTCGGCGGCGTCAGTGGAGTGCAAGCCCGTGACGCGATCAAAGGCTCACGAGCTCTCGTTGCGGGAGCCAAGGACCTCGAATTCAAATCCTACTTCATTGCCAATGCATCCACCGGCCTGACCAAATCGGATGAATTCCCGAAAGGGATTGGCAACATGACCTTTACCTTCGGCAGCTCCGGCTCGACCTCGGGATGCATCATGCCCGCCTTCTTCATTCTGGAGAATAGCGGTAAAGGGCCGCTCGATTTCTTCAGCCAGAAGCCTGGTTTCTCAGGAGCGCATGATAAAACCGCCATCCAAGTTCAGAATGGTGTCTTCCAAACAGGCGCCATGAACTACAGCACTTACGACCGCATGGTTGCGGAGAAGAAAATCGACCCCGCAAAGTGTCTGGTCATCTGGGAGACTCCACCCTATGCCGACTACAACTTCACCGCGCACGGTGATCTGGACAAAACCTTCGGCGAAGGATTCACCGACAAACTGCAAACAGCTCTGCTTGAATGCAAAGACCCTGCGGTTTTAAAAGCCTTCGACCGCAAACAATTTGTCAAAGTGGACAACAGCACATTCCAGGGCATCGCCGATGTCATGAAGAAGGTGAAACTCAAGTAA
- a CDS encoding arylsulfatase — MNTNPYLLFRNCHFLAIAAALFICSGIVCNSSLSAESKPNILLIAVDDMGYSDISPFGGEIATPNLDALANQGVKFTNFYAGPSCSATRSMLLTGHDNHVAGLGNMYERLSENQKGKPGYEGSLNERVISVASILKKAQYHTYMAGKWHLGHTPEQDPSKRGFSRSFTLLQGGASHFDDEWMMYASYTPTYREDGVRTRVPKGFYSTEFYTNQIIKYIDEQKDSKPFFAYLAYTAPHDPLHVPDKWLEHGKGDYEKGYNQLRKQRLARMKAMGILPKGADLGPWVKGIPTWKELSHEQKKHEIRRMEIYAAMVNNIDHHVGRVIDYLEKSGKRENTLILFFSDNGANGFEMHMYPGTDEAWVERNSDNRIENWGKRASRIAQGPGWAQASSTPFHLYKHYLAEGGIRSPLIISGPGVAFKGETVHAVSHVMDLAPTFMELAGTSYPKTHEGEKMEQPLGKSLVSFLSKDKPFIYGPNDPLGWEYNDLKAIRMGNYKASWAVKPYGTEKWQVYDLSKDPGESIDISGKDPELTKRLIEAYDNFAQRVGVIPLEAATK; from the coding sequence ATGAATACAAATCCCTACCTTCTTTTCAGAAACTGTCATTTTCTAGCAATAGCAGCCGCACTGTTCATATGTTCCGGAATTGTTTGTAATTCGAGTCTTTCTGCTGAGAGTAAGCCCAACATTCTTTTGATCGCCGTAGATGATATGGGGTATTCTGATATCTCTCCTTTCGGGGGGGAGATTGCCACACCTAATCTGGATGCTCTGGCGAATCAGGGGGTGAAATTTACCAATTTCTATGCCGGTCCTAGTTGTTCCGCTACACGTTCCATGTTGTTAACCGGGCATGATAATCACGTTGCTGGCCTTGGTAACATGTATGAACGTTTATCGGAAAACCAGAAGGGAAAGCCAGGTTACGAGGGGAGTCTCAATGAACGGGTAATATCAGTGGCGAGTATCTTAAAAAAAGCACAGTATCACACATACATGGCTGGAAAGTGGCACCTAGGTCATACGCCTGAGCAAGATCCCTCTAAACGGGGTTTTAGCCGCTCCTTCACCCTCTTACAAGGGGGGGCGAGTCATTTTGATGACGAGTGGATGATGTACGCTAGCTACACCCCCACCTATCGTGAGGATGGTGTGCGTACTAGGGTCCCCAAGGGTTTTTACTCAACCGAGTTCTACACAAATCAAATCATAAAATACATCGATGAACAAAAAGACTCTAAACCCTTTTTCGCCTATCTTGCCTACACTGCTCCCCATGACCCTCTTCATGTTCCCGATAAGTGGCTGGAGCATGGGAAGGGGGATTACGAAAAGGGCTATAATCAACTGAGAAAGCAGCGTTTGGCTCGTATGAAAGCAATGGGGATTCTTCCCAAAGGCGCTGACTTGGGTCCTTGGGTCAAAGGAATTCCTACGTGGAAAGAGTTAAGCCATGAACAAAAGAAACATGAAATTCGCCGGATGGAAATTTACGCAGCAATGGTGAATAATATCGACCACCATGTCGGTCGCGTTATAGATTATTTGGAAAAGTCTGGGAAACGAGAAAACACCCTGATCTTATTTTTCTCAGATAATGGAGCCAATGGTTTTGAGATGCATATGTATCCTGGAACCGATGAGGCCTGGGTTGAGAGGAATTCTGATAATCGAATTGAAAACTGGGGCAAGCGTGCTTCCAGAATTGCTCAAGGCCCGGGATGGGCTCAGGCGAGTTCAACCCCCTTTCATCTCTACAAGCATTACCTGGCTGAGGGAGGCATTCGGTCTCCACTTATTATCAGTGGTCCCGGCGTGGCCTTTAAGGGGGAGACTGTACACGCGGTGAGTCATGTTATGGATTTGGCTCCGACTTTTATGGAACTTGCAGGGACCTCATATCCTAAAACACATGAGGGAGAGAAAATGGAACAGCCCTTGGGTAAATCCCTTGTATCCTTTTTATCCAAAGATAAGCCTTTCATCTACGGTCCAAATGATCCATTGGGCTGGGAATATAATGATCTCAAAGCTATTCGTATGGGTAACTATAAGGCATCTTGGGCTGTGAAACCCTATGGAACCGAGAAATGGCAAGTGTATGACCTCAGTAAAGACCCTGGTGAAAGTATCGATATTTCAGGGAAGGATCCCGAACTTACAAAACGGCTTATTGAAGCCTATGACAATTTCGCTCAAAGGGTCGGTGTTATCCCATTAGAAGCCGCGACAAAGTAG
- a CDS encoding LpxI family protein, whose translation MSRTIGIIAGRGIYPKTFIDAAHASGEDLRLVLAGVVDETEPSLVDEVDAHDWFRVGQLGKMIKFFKRQKVAEAVMVGQITPRNLFDLRPDVRTMMLLARVKERNAETLFGGIADELEKDGIHLLPATTFLEDRLPGAGMVVGPRLKEKALEDARFGFRIAKETSRLDIGQTVVVRHGTVLAVEAFEGTNACIRRGGELGHGKNITLAKVSKPNQDFRFDVPVVGPDTVKNCAKSGVGVIAIEADKTLMLGRAEVEQLCREHKISIVAL comes from the coding sequence ATGTCACGCACCATCGGAATCATTGCCGGTCGGGGGATTTACCCCAAGACCTTTATCGACGCGGCCCACGCATCGGGGGAAGACCTTCGTTTGGTTCTGGCTGGTGTGGTTGATGAGACCGAGCCCTCCTTGGTGGATGAAGTGGACGCCCACGATTGGTTTCGGGTGGGGCAGTTGGGGAAGATGATCAAATTTTTCAAGCGACAGAAAGTTGCCGAGGCGGTGATGGTTGGGCAAATCACCCCGCGAAACTTATTTGACCTGAGACCGGATGTTCGCACCATGATGCTGTTGGCCAGAGTGAAGGAGCGCAATGCCGAAACCTTGTTTGGAGGCATCGCCGATGAATTGGAAAAAGATGGTATTCATTTGCTGCCCGCCACTACTTTTCTCGAAGACCGCCTGCCTGGCGCAGGTATGGTCGTTGGCCCGCGACTGAAGGAGAAGGCTCTGGAGGATGCCCGCTTTGGTTTCCGGATAGCCAAGGAGACCAGCCGCCTGGATATTGGTCAAACCGTGGTGGTTCGCCACGGGACGGTGCTTGCGGTAGAGGCCTTTGAAGGTACCAATGCCTGCATCCGCCGCGGAGGTGAACTCGGTCATGGGAAAAACATCACCCTGGCGAAGGTTTCCAAACCCAATCAGGATTTTCGTTTTGATGTGCCGGTTGTTGGGCCGGACACCGTGAAAAATTGCGCCAAGTCAGGAGTGGGCGTCATTGCCATCGAGGCTGATAAAACTCTGATGTTGGGGCGCGCGGAAGTCGAACAATTGTGCCGCGAGCATAAAATCAGCATCGTGGCCTTGTAG